The following are from one region of the Hymenobacter sp. YIM 151858-1 genome:
- a CDS encoding TonB-dependent receptor, producing the protein MLFRLAAVLLWAGLCWGVACVAAAQSTCTLPLAGRVTDHESGEGLAGATVVLLPTQEAAQADSEGHFHFHVCAGTYRVQVRFVGYETEEAELRVGAAAVRNFALHPSAIRLRSAVVRGERVAEPQTQAASTLSGQALQATRGQALGEALQKIAGVSAIQTGPSVFKPIIHGLHSNRVAIMNNGVRQEGQQWGQEHGPEIDPFVASELTVVKGAAGVRYGSDAVGGVVLVQPKPLRDSAGVGAELNLVGASNNGLGAVAATVDGNARRLPALSWRVQGTLKQAGNTRTPDYWLENTAYRERNFAAALGWRKDSYGLEAFYSQFNARTGILQAAIVGNLADLQTATERGRPVGLGSFGYTIARPYQQVRHDLAKLSGFVKTGHGGKLTATVAHQQDYRDEYDVVRSGSAAGRRNLPQLSYLNYTTTADVAWEHPHLGNFSGTVGLSGTYQHNRYAPGSRQFIPFYNNWVGGAFAIERWQHEQLTLEAGLRLDRRDLTTRRLTRGFATDSSLFFGVERRRFQFWTPSASLGAVYEVSPHFTLRADAALVRRAPAPNERYAQGVHNGLYEEGYDVTRPAGAPQLQPETAHNLNLTATLHANPRLNGELTVYQNRINGYIYQVIGEPITTIQGVFRPWRYQQTDAVFRGLDATLGYTPAAGWLISGKAALVRARNLQLDDYLVYAPADRFELAARREWAGRPGNRLSQRFAQLTLGATRRQTRVPSALYDPLPAPDGYGLLSAEVGATVRLGGVPVQLSLAGTNLLNERYREYLNRFRYFADDMGRNVTLRLQAPINFGRRASAK; encoded by the coding sequence ATGCTTTTCCGCCTTGCGGCGGTCCTGCTGTGGGCGGGGCTGTGCTGGGGTGTAGCCTGCGTGGCTGCCGCCCAAAGCACGTGCACCCTGCCGTTGGCCGGCCGCGTAACGGACCATGAATCGGGCGAAGGGCTGGCCGGCGCTACGGTAGTGTTGCTACCCACGCAGGAGGCCGCCCAAGCCGATTCGGAAGGCCACTTTCATTTTCATGTATGCGCCGGTACGTACCGGGTGCAGGTTCGCTTCGTGGGTTACGAAACCGAGGAAGCCGAGCTGCGCGTGGGCGCCGCCGCGGTGCGCAACTTTGCCCTGCACCCGAGTGCTATTCGGCTGCGGAGCGCGGTGGTGCGCGGCGAGCGGGTAGCCGAGCCGCAAACCCAGGCGGCCAGTACGCTTTCGGGGCAAGCCTTGCAAGCCACGCGGGGGCAAGCCCTAGGTGAGGCGCTGCAAAAGATTGCCGGGGTGTCGGCCATCCAAACGGGGCCGAGCGTGTTCAAGCCCATCATCCACGGCTTGCACTCCAACCGCGTGGCCATCATGAACAACGGCGTGCGGCAAGAGGGCCAGCAGTGGGGCCAGGAGCACGGCCCCGAAATCGACCCGTTTGTGGCCTCGGAGCTGACGGTGGTGAAAGGCGCCGCCGGCGTGCGCTACGGCTCCGATGCCGTGGGCGGCGTGGTGCTGGTGCAGCCCAAGCCCCTGCGCGACTCGGCCGGCGTGGGCGCCGAGCTAAACCTAGTGGGCGCCAGCAACAACGGCCTGGGTGCCGTGGCCGCAACGGTTGATGGCAACGCGCGCCGCCTGCCCGCCCTGAGCTGGCGCGTGCAGGGCACCCTAAAGCAAGCCGGCAACACACGCACGCCCGATTACTGGCTCGAGAACACCGCCTACCGCGAGCGAAACTTTGCCGCTGCCCTAGGTTGGCGTAAGGATAGCTACGGCCTGGAGGCGTTTTACAGCCAGTTCAACGCGCGCACGGGTATTTTGCAGGCGGCCATTGTGGGCAACCTCGCCGATTTGCAAACCGCCACCGAGCGCGGCCGGCCCGTGGGGCTGGGCTCGTTCGGCTACACCATAGCTAGGCCGTACCAGCAGGTGCGCCACGATTTGGCCAAGCTCTCGGGCTTTGTAAAAACCGGGCACGGCGGCAAGCTCACGGCCACGGTGGCGCATCAGCAGGACTACCGCGACGAGTACGATGTGGTGCGCAGCGGCAGCGCGGCCGGCCGGCGCAACCTGCCCCAGCTCAGCTACCTCAACTACACCACCACGGCCGATGTGGCCTGGGAGCATCCGCACCTAGGCAACTTCAGCGGCACGGTGGGCCTGAGCGGCACGTACCAGCACAACCGCTACGCGCCGGGCAGCCGGCAGTTCATTCCGTTCTACAACAACTGGGTGGGCGGGGCTTTTGCCATTGAGCGGTGGCAGCACGAGCAGCTGACCCTGGAAGCCGGCTTGCGCCTCGACCGCCGCGACCTCACGACCCGGCGCCTCACGCGGGGTTTTGCCACCGATTCGAGCCTGTTTTTTGGGGTGGAGCGGCGCCGTTTTCAGTTCTGGACGCCCTCGGCCTCGCTGGGCGCGGTGTACGAGGTATCGCCGCACTTTACGCTGCGGGCCGATGCCGCGCTGGTGCGCCGGGCGCCTGCGCCCAACGAGCGGTATGCGCAAGGCGTGCACAACGGCCTGTACGAAGAAGGCTACGACGTAACGCGCCCAGCCGGGGCACCCCAGCTGCAACCCGAAACGGCCCACAACCTAAACCTGACGGCTACGCTGCACGCCAACCCGCGCCTGAACGGCGAGCTGACGGTGTACCAGAACCGCATCAATGGGTACATCTACCAGGTAATCGGGGAGCCGATTACCACCATTCAGGGCGTGTTCAGGCCGTGGCGCTACCAGCAAACCGATGCCGTGTTCCGCGGCCTCGATGCCACCCTGGGCTACACGCCGGCTGCGGGCTGGCTTATCAGCGGCAAAGCGGCGCTGGTGCGGGCCCGCAACCTGCAGCTCGATGATTACCTGGTATACGCGCCGGCCGACCGCTTTGAGCTGGCCGCCCGGCGCGAGTGGGCCGGCCGCCCCGGCAACCGCCTCAGCCAACGCTTTGCGCAGCTAACCCTAGGTGCTACCCGCCGCCAAACCCGCGTGCCCAGTGCCCTCTACGACCCCCTCCCCGCCCCCGATGGCTACGGCCTGCTGAGCGCCGAAGTGGGGGCTACCGTGCGCCTAGGCGGCGTGCCGGTGCAGCTAAGCCTGGCGGGCACCAACCTGCTGAACGAACGGTACCGCGAGTACCTGAACCGCTTCCGCTACTTCGCCGACGACATGGGCCGAAACGTTACGCTGCGGCTGCAAGCGCCGATCAACTTCGGCCGCCGCGCTTCGGCCAAGTAA
- a CDS encoding TonB-dependent receptor: MSRLLLAATLLLAAAAQAQTPTARRPGTAAPATAAVVGRVLDAATQQPLPGAVVVFPDLKQSTVADADGRFSFGNLPRGRFLVQVRSLGYGTLVRTVDTGNGQPLELALSPAVTEIGQVVITGVSASTELRRSPVPTTVLDRTELDQHASTNIIDAIARTPGVNQITTGAAISKPVIRGLSANRVITLNNGAKQEGQQWGDEHGIELDEYSIDRAEIIKGPGSLLYGSDGMAGVVNFVAPDPVEEGRVIGSLMANYQTNNRQQGYSLMTAGNRNGLNWMVRGTSKRAAPYRNRYDGPVYNSAFREIDGSGYVGLNKSWGYSHLTFTSFNQVLGLIEGERDEETGEFLKLVPSTLSASGIDEVPVTASDLRGYNVYVPGQRVNHLRLGTDNNFILGQSRLTLNVGWQQNLRREFGEVLAPNEPSLYFQLRTLDYAARYFLPELAGWNTTVGVSGMRQENQNLGEEFLIPAYRLFDGGVFGVTKRTLGKLDLSGGLRYDERHITGDALWLNAFGQPTTPDAPNAEAKFQAFDNTYRNWSGSVGGAFSATEQLVLKANLSRGFRAPNIAELASNGVHEGTTRYEIGDPNLKAETSRQLDLGFSLNTDHVTLSVDAFDNRIRNFIFPRRIGNAAGQDSLLTEDGKEFRVFVYGQGKANLYGGEVSIDLHPHPLDWLHFENSFSMVRARRLGQAEGERWLPFTPADRLQSELRVNFRKVGAISRVANVYARAGVEHNFAQNRIFSAFETETPTPSYTLVNLGAGTDVTNGKGRTVATLMVGVNNLFDVAYQHHLSRLKYTAVNNATGRTGVFNMGRNVSFRLVVPLQFN, encoded by the coding sequence ATGTCTCGTTTACTGCTGGCCGCAACGCTGCTCCTTGCGGCCGCGGCTCAGGCCCAAACGCCCACCGCCCGCCGGCCCGGCACCGCCGCCCCGGCCACGGCCGCCGTGGTGGGCCGCGTGCTCGATGCCGCCACCCAACAGCCGCTGCCCGGCGCCGTGGTGGTGTTTCCCGACCTCAAGCAAAGCACCGTGGCCGATGCCGATGGGCGTTTCAGCTTCGGCAACCTGCCGCGGGGGCGCTTTCTGGTGCAGGTACGCTCCCTAGGTTACGGCACGCTGGTGCGCACCGTGGATACCGGCAACGGCCAACCGCTGGAGCTGGCCCTGAGCCCGGCCGTAACCGAAATCGGGCAGGTGGTAATCACGGGCGTATCGGCCTCTACCGAGCTGCGCCGCTCGCCGGTGCCCACTACCGTGCTCGACCGCACGGAGCTCGATCAGCACGCCAGCACCAATATCATCGATGCCATTGCGCGCACGCCCGGCGTCAACCAGATAACCACCGGCGCGGCCATCAGCAAGCCCGTAATCCGGGGCCTGAGCGCCAACCGCGTCATCACGCTCAACAACGGCGCCAAGCAGGAGGGGCAGCAGTGGGGCGATGAGCACGGCATCGAGTTGGATGAGTACTCGATTGATCGGGCCGAAATCATCAAAGGCCCGGGCTCGTTGCTCTACGGCTCCGATGGCATGGCCGGCGTGGTAAACTTTGTAGCCCCCGATCCGGTGGAGGAAGGCCGCGTCATCGGCTCGCTGATGGCCAACTACCAAACCAACAACCGCCAACAGGGTTACTCCCTGATGACGGCCGGTAACCGCAACGGCCTGAACTGGATGGTGCGCGGCACCAGCAAGCGCGCCGCCCCCTACCGCAACCGCTACGACGGCCCGGTGTACAACTCGGCCTTCCGCGAAATCGACGGCAGCGGCTACGTGGGCCTAAACAAAAGCTGGGGCTACTCGCACCTCACGTTCACGTCCTTCAACCAGGTGCTGGGGCTGATTGAGGGCGAGCGGGACGAGGAAACGGGCGAGTTTCTGAAGCTGGTACCCAGCACGCTTTCCGCCTCCGGCATCGATGAGGTGCCCGTAACGGCCAGCGACCTGCGCGGCTACAACGTGTACGTGCCGGGCCAGCGCGTAAACCACCTGCGCCTCGGCACCGATAACAACTTCATCCTAGGTCAGTCGCGGCTTACCCTAAACGTGGGCTGGCAGCAAAACCTGCGCCGCGAGTTTGGCGAGGTGCTGGCGCCCAACGAGCCTTCGCTGTACTTTCAGCTGCGCACCCTCGACTACGCCGCCCGCTACTTTTTGCCCGAGCTAGCCGGCTGGAATACCACCGTGGGCGTAAGCGGCATGCGCCAGGAAAACCAGAACCTGGGCGAGGAGTTTTTGATACCGGCCTATCGCCTGTTCGACGGCGGGGTGTTTGGCGTAACCAAGCGCACCCTAGGTAAGCTCGACCTGAGCGGCGGCCTGCGCTACGACGAGCGGCACATCACCGGCGACGCCTTGTGGCTCAACGCCTTCGGACAGCCCACCACGCCCGATGCGCCCAATGCCGAAGCTAAGTTTCAGGCTTTTGACAACACCTACCGCAACTGGTCGGGCAGCGTGGGCGGGGCGTTTAGCGCCACCGAGCAATTGGTACTGAAAGCCAATCTTTCGCGCGGCTTTCGGGCGCCCAACATTGCCGAGCTGGCCTCCAACGGCGTGCACGAGGGCACCACCCGCTACGAAATCGGCGACCCGAACCTGAAGGCCGAAACCAGCCGGCAGCTCGACCTAGGCTTCAGCCTGAACACCGACCACGTTACGCTGAGCGTCGATGCGTTCGACAACCGCATCCGCAACTTCATCTTCCCGCGCCGCATCGGCAACGCCGCCGGCCAGGACTCGTTGCTGACCGAGGACGGCAAGGAGTTCCGGGTGTTTGTGTACGGGCAAGGCAAAGCCAACCTCTACGGCGGCGAAGTCAGCATCGACCTGCACCCGCACCCGCTCGATTGGCTGCACTTTGAAAACTCCTTCTCGATGGTGCGCGCCCGCCGCCTGGGCCAAGCCGAGGGCGAGCGGTGGCTGCCCTTTACGCCCGCCGATAGGCTGCAGTCGGAGCTGCGCGTGAACTTCCGCAAAGTGGGCGCCATCAGCCGCGTGGCCAACGTGTACGCCCGCGCCGGCGTGGAGCACAACTTTGCCCAAAACCGCATCTTCTCGGCTTTCGAAACCGAAACGCCTACTCCCAGCTACACCTTGGTTAACCTAGGGGCCGGCACCGATGTAACCAACGGCAAGGGCCGCACCGTGGCTACGCTGATGGTGGGCGTGAATAACCTCTTCGACGTGGCGTACCAGCACCACCTCAGCCGCCTGAAGTACACGGCCGTAAACAACGCCACCGGCCGCACGGGCGTGTTCAACATGGGCCGCAACGTAAGTTTCAGGCTCGTGGTACCACTGCAATTCAACTAA
- a CDS encoding cation diffusion facilitator family transporter encodes MVHHHHSHGPADHHGHHHHHAPANFGKAFGWGIGLNLLFVAAEAAGGWWANSSALLSDAGHNLSDVLSLALAWGATRLGKQPTTKRYTYGLKSASIQAALLNAALLYVALGAILWDTIDHLRHPEPVNAPVVMLLAGLGIIINGFTAWLFSRGHQGDANIRGAYLHMLTDALVSMGVVVGGALVYYTGWLWLDPAISFIILGVVAVGSWGLLRETVQLSLQAVPHGIDPVAVRQFLLAQPGVTDVHDLHIWPLSTSDTALTAHLVRPSGTDSQFLHHLQHQLQDEFNIGHITVQIEPGACTHASCDA; translated from the coding sequence ATGGTACACCACCACCATTCGCACGGCCCCGCCGACCACCACGGGCACCACCATCATCACGCGCCGGCCAACTTCGGCAAGGCGTTTGGCTGGGGCATTGGGCTGAATTTGCTGTTTGTGGCCGCCGAAGCTGCCGGTGGCTGGTGGGCCAACTCCTCGGCGCTGCTTTCCGATGCCGGCCACAATCTTTCCGACGTGCTCAGCTTGGCCCTGGCCTGGGGTGCCACCCGCCTGGGTAAGCAGCCCACCACCAAGCGCTATACCTACGGCCTGAAGAGTGCTTCCATCCAGGCAGCCTTGCTGAATGCGGCGTTGCTGTACGTGGCCCTAGGTGCTATTTTGTGGGATACCATCGACCACCTGCGCCACCCCGAGCCCGTGAATGCGCCCGTGGTGATGCTGCTGGCCGGCTTGGGCATTATCATCAACGGCTTTACGGCGTGGCTGTTCAGCCGCGGGCACCAGGGCGATGCCAACATCCGGGGCGCTTACCTGCACATGCTCACCGATGCACTGGTGTCGATGGGCGTGGTAGTGGGCGGCGCGCTGGTGTACTACACGGGCTGGCTGTGGCTCGATCCGGCTATCAGCTTCATCATCCTGGGGGTAGTGGCCGTGGGCTCGTGGGGCTTGCTGCGCGAAACCGTGCAACTAAGCCTGCAGGCCGTACCGCACGGCATCGACCCGGTAGCGGTGCGGCAGTTTTTGCTGGCCCAGCCCGGCGTAACCGATGTGCACGACCTGCACATCTGGCCCCTCAGCACCAGCGACACCGCCCTTACCGCCCACCTCGTGCGCCCCAGCGGCACCGACAGCCAGTTCCTGCACCACCTGCAGCATCAGTTGCAAGACGAGTTCAACATCGGCCACATTACGGTGCAAATCGAGCCTGGCGCCTGCACGCACGCCAGCTGCGACGCCTAG